The Zhihengliuella sp. ISTPL4 genomic interval AGGGCATCGACGTCGCCGCGAATCCCCTCGGCGTTCGGGAGAAGATCAGCCTCACCGGGCAGTTCGCCGCGGTCGACGAGATCCTCACCGGGCGCGAGAACCTCGTGCTCGTCGCGAAGCTGCGACACCTGTCCGACCCCGGCGCGGTGGCCGATCGGCTCCTCGCGCGTTTCCGACTCACCGACGCCGGAAGCCGCAAGGTCGGTACCTACTCCGGCGGCATGCGTCGCCGGCTCGACATCGCGATGAGCCTGGTCGGCGACCCCGAGGTCATCTACCTCGACGAGCCGACCACGGGCCTCGACCCGGAATCCCGCATCGAGGTGTGGGACGTGGTGAAGGAGCTCGCAAGCAGTGGCACGACCGTCCTGCTCACCACGCAGTACCTCGATGAGGCGGAGCAGCTGGCCGACCGCATCGCGATCCTGCACGAGGGCCGCATCATCGCGAACGACACCCTCGCCGGACTGAAGCGGCTGCTCCCGCCCGCGAAGGTCGAGTACGTCGAGAAGCAGCCCAGCCTCGAGGAGATCTTCCTCACCCTCATCGGCCCCCCTTCGACGGGCTCAGGGACCCAGGCGGACTCAGGGACCCAGGCGGGGACCCAGATTCAGAGAGGAGACGCCGCATGACCACGCACTTCGCCGCCGACACGGCGACGCTCACCGGCCGCTCGATGCGGCACATCTTCCGCAGCCCCGACACGATCATCACCACGGCGGTCACTCCGATCGCGCTGATGCTCCTGTTCGTGTACGTCTTCGGCGGTGCCCTCCAGCAGAGCACCGGCGCCGAGAACTACGTGAACTATCTCCTCCCGGGCATCCTGCTCATCGCGATCGCATCGGGCATCGCCTACACGGCCTTCCGGCTCTTCACCGATATGCAGAGCGGCATCTTCGAGCGGTTCCACTCCATGCCGATCGCCCGGTCGAGCGTGCTGTGGGCCCACGTGCTGACGTCTCTCACGGCGAACGCCATCACCCTCGCGATCATCTTCGGGGTCGGGTTCCTGATGGGCTTCCGCACCGGGGCGAGCGTCTGGGCCTGGCTCGGAGTGATCGGCATCCTGATGCTGTTCACCCTGGCACTCACCTGGCTGGCGATCATCGCGGGTCTGAACGCGAAGACGGTCGACGGCGCGAGCGCCTTCTCGTATCCGCTGATCTTTCTCCCGTTCATCAGCTCGGCGTTCGTGCCGACCGACACCATGCCGGCACCGGTGCAGTGGTTCGCCGAGAATCAGCCGGTGACCTCGATCGTCAACTCCATCCAGGCGCTGTTCGCGGGGGAGCCGGTCGGGTCCGACATCTGGGTCGCTCTCGCCTGGTGCGTCGGGATCCTCGTGGTCGCCTACGTGTTCGCGATCATCTCGTACCGAAAGAAGGTCAGCTGATCGACGCCCAGCGAGACGGAACGCTCCGACCGGGGACTCTTCCCCGGCCGGGGCGTTTCGCCGCGCTCGGCCGCCGTTCGAATCGCCCGATCGGCTCCATCCGGCCCGGATCTGGAGCAAGGGCCGCGACTCGAAGTCAGCGGAGACCGACCGGACCGAGCACGACGCGGCGACCGGTCCGGACCCAGACGGCGCCGTCGGCTCGGTGCTCGGCGCGGGTCGTGAAGCGGTAGCGGTACGACACGGCGCGCACCCACCGCGGCCGCGCACCGTGGAACGGGTCGACGCGCAGCATCCGCAGCGTCGCGGGATCCGCCTCCAGGAGCCGCACGAGGAACACGGAGAACCAGTCGTCCAGCGAGTGTCCGAGCGGCAGGAACCACATCAGCCAGTCCAGCCGCAGATGATACGGAGCGAACTGCCGCGGGATCCGCCGCACGTCCCCCGGCTTCCCCCGGAACTCGTACTCGCGCCAGTGCCGGCCTTCCTCGTCATCCGACCCCTCCATGACGATCTCGACCCGCTCCCGGGTGACGGTGCCGAAGGCTCCGTAGGCGTTGGCGAGCTGGAAGCGGTTGAAGCTCGCGTTCATGAGCTGCCGTCGGGCGAAGAGGTTGCGCACCGCGGGCACGCTCAGCACGACGAACAGCACCCCGACCGCCGAGGTCACCACGACCCACCACAACGGCATCCCGGATACGGTCCACGGCAGCGAGGTCTCCGGCGTCCGCTCCGGAGATCCGATGCCGGGGAGGCCGATCGCGGAGAACGCGAGCACGATCGTCGCCCAGTTCAGCCACGCGAAGTTCCCGGTGAGCACGAGCCACAGCTGCGTCGCGATCACGATCCCCCCGGCGACGGCACCGACCCACGCGGCCCCTTCGGCGAGCTCAGGGACCCCCGCGCTGTCGGGGAGCCAGAGAGTGAGGAGCGGGGCGAAGAGGAAGAACGGCACGACGAGCTGCGCGACGTGGTTGCCGACGACCTCGAGCTTGTGAAACCACCGCGGCAGCAGATGCGCCTGGCGGCTCAGCGGCCCGGGCATCGGCTGCGTCTCGTGGTGGAAGGTCATCGCGGTGAGGTCGCGCCACTCGCGTCCGCCGCGGATCTTGATCATCCCGGCCCCGAACTCCAGCCGGAACAGCAGCCACCAGAAGAGCACGATCACGACCGTCGGCGGCGGCTGGTCGTTCGAGCCGAGGAAGGCCGCGAGGAACCCCGCCTCCAGCAGCAGCATCTCCCACCCGAACGAGTAGAAGGTCTGCCCGATGCTCACCACCGACATGTAGCCGAACCACAGGGCGAGGAAGGCCAGCATCGGCACCCACGGCGGTCCGAGCTGCGGCACCCCGACGATGAGCAGGGCGGCGATGATGACCCCCGCCCCGCACAGCGTGACCAGGCGCCGGTCCGTGTAGCGGACCCGGCTGAACAGCGTGGGGTGCAGCAGCTTCCGGCGCTCGCGCTTCTGCGCCACCCAGTCGAGCAGCACGGGCGCGGGCAGGAGCCCGTGCTCGCCGAGGAGCGGACGGAACTGGTTCAGCGTCGAGACGAACGCGACGAGGTACAGCGCCGCGATGCCCCGCTGCAGGACCTCGCGGGCGAACCCGAAGTCGATCGCCGCGAACCCGTCCACGGCCACAGGCTACGCCGCGGCCGGCCCTTCGATGAGGGGGTTGCGTGAAGCGGAGATCAGTTCTGCATCGCGATCTGCTGCCCCTTCACGAGCGGATAGGCGACGAGGTCCGTACTGTCCAGATCCTCCTTGTGCATGTCCACACCGGTGATCTGGCTGTTCTCGTAGGTCGTGTAGTAGTACACGCCCGTGGCGGTGTTGGCGCACGACGAGTAGATGGTGATCTCGTATTTCTCCTCGTCGCCGACCTGCACGCAGCCGCGCTGCTGGGCGACCGAGCCGAGGATCTGGAAGAACTGGCTGATCGACTCCGACTCCGTCGTCCCGCACACCGCGTTCATGCGCGTGAACACCGCCTTCACGAATCGCGACGACGACGACAGGTCGCCCGGCAGCCCGATCCCGCCCATACCGCGGCTGTAGAGGTCCATCGGCACGTCAGAGGCGAAGGTGTTCTCCGGCTGCCGCTTCGAGAGGTGCTGATAGTCGTTGAGGCGGAAGCTCTGGATGTCGAACGTGGGGTTGTTCGTGAGCACGCCCCACGGGTTGTCGTAGACCTTGAGGCCGCCGCGCACGCTCTCGACGGTGATCGACGCGCTCTTGTCGGCGATGATCCAGTGCAGCGGCGACAGCGGGAACTCCGGGCTGAAGTCGATGTCCACGAGACTCACCGACCGCAGGGCCTCCTTCACCTCGGTCACCGTCTCGAACTGTCCGAGGACCCAGGGGATGAACTCGAACGGCGTGACCTCCGCGTCGCCCGACCCCGGCGCCGGATAGTGCGCGTTGTCCGGGAAGTTGAGTCCGGCCATGCCGAGCCCCTTCTCGTTGACGGCGTCGTAGTACAGCGGGTAGCCGTCGGCGATCGTCGCGATACCGATGATCGCGTGATGCGTCGGCAGCGACGGCAACCGGTGGAACGGGAACGGGAAGTTCCGCGGTGTGACGGTCACCGTCTCGTTGTACGAGAACTCGAGATCGAGATTCCTCCCGAAGTAGTGGTCGGCGGTCGTGAAGCTCAGTCCTGTGCACATCGTTCTCTTCCCCCCTCCGCGACCCGGGCGGGCCGGCGAGTGCGGGCCATGCTTCCACCTTCCGGGCGCGCGCATAAGGGGGCCGACGACGAAGGAGGGCCTCCCGGTGCGGAAGACCCTCCTTCGAGACGTGCGACGGGTGTCAGCTGGTGACGGTCCAGTCGAACTGGTCGCCGTACTCCTCGAGCCACGCGTCGACCGCGTCGGCTTCCTTGCCCTCGCCGTACTCGTTGACCACGAGGTCTTCGAGCGCGCC includes:
- a CDS encoding lipase maturation factor family protein, with protein sequence MDGFAAIDFGFAREVLQRGIAALYLVAFVSTLNQFRPLLGEHGLLPAPVLLDWVAQKRERRKLLHPTLFSRVRYTDRRLVTLCGAGVIIAALLIVGVPQLGPPWVPMLAFLALWFGYMSVVSIGQTFYSFGWEMLLLEAGFLAAFLGSNDQPPPTVVIVLFWWLLFRLEFGAGMIKIRGGREWRDLTAMTFHHETQPMPGPLSRQAHLLPRWFHKLEVVGNHVAQLVVPFFLFAPLLTLWLPDSAGVPELAEGAAWVGAVAGGIVIATQLWLVLTGNFAWLNWATIVLAFSAIGLPGIGSPERTPETSLPWTVSGMPLWWVVVTSAVGVLFVVLSVPAVRNLFARRQLMNASFNRFQLANAYGAFGTVTRERVEIVMEGSDDEEGRHWREYEFRGKPGDVRRIPRQFAPYHLRLDWLMWFLPLGHSLDDWFSVFLVRLLEADPATLRMLRVDPFHGARPRWVRAVSYRYRFTTRAEHRADGAVWVRTGRRVVLGPVGLR
- a CDS encoding ABC transporter permease, with the protein product MTTHFAADTATLTGRSMRHIFRSPDTIITTAVTPIALMLLFVYVFGGALQQSTGAENYVNYLLPGILLIAIASGIAYTAFRLFTDMQSGIFERFHSMPIARSSVLWAHVLTSLTANAITLAIIFGVGFLMGFRTGASVWAWLGVIGILMLFTLALTWLAIIAGLNAKTVDGASAFSYPLIFLPFISSAFVPTDTMPAPVQWFAENQPVTSIVNSIQALFAGEPVGSDIWVALAWCVGILVVAYVFAIISYRKKVS
- a CDS encoding ABC transporter ATP-binding protein, producing the protein MTTPALSVQGIEKSYKDLHVLRGVDFEVERGSIFALLGSNGAGKTTMVRILSTLLKADAGTATVQGIDVAANPLGVREKISLTGQFAAVDEILTGRENLVLVAKLRHLSDPGAVADRLLARFRLTDAGSRKVGTYSGGMRRRLDIAMSLVGDPEVIYLDEPTTGLDPESRIEVWDVVKELASSGTTVLLTTQYLDEAEQLADRIAILHEGRIIANDTLAGLKRLLPPAKVEYVEKQPSLEEIFLTLIGPPSTGSGTQADSGTQAGTQIQRGDAA
- the bsh gene encoding choloylglycine hydrolase; amino-acid sequence: MCTGLSFTTADHYFGRNLDLEFSYNETVTVTPRNFPFPFHRLPSLPTHHAIIGIATIADGYPLYYDAVNEKGLGMAGLNFPDNAHYPAPGSGDAEVTPFEFIPWVLGQFETVTEVKEALRSVSLVDIDFSPEFPLSPLHWIIADKSASITVESVRGGLKVYDNPWGVLTNNPTFDIQSFRLNDYQHLSKRQPENTFASDVPMDLYSRGMGGIGLPGDLSSSSRFVKAVFTRMNAVCGTTESESISQFFQILGSVAQQRGCVQVGDEEKYEITIYSSCANTATGVYYYTTYENSQITGVDMHKEDLDSTDLVAYPLVKGQQIAMQN